A genomic stretch from Thunnus maccoyii chromosome 19, fThuMac1.1, whole genome shotgun sequence includes:
- the LOC121885486 gene encoding uncharacterized protein LOC121885486 isoform X2: protein MNPPLSPCPASPVFQRNREDFPASLGRLRQLIEDKVHILQSTITEDQQGSVSESDTRRGGLWRFAVLSEELTSHLQHLQRQTEQELSNIHTQLIRIKGRQQPLNTELFDLQEKKKQTEQELKRSSSLQTSTFQLCAFRELQASITERLVESERLVFQEEALSTLRNLLTQDLQRYQEETQRLTCFTQKILKQSHRSDKEETFTNTASGRSMQGKNETEQENNMHAPKSPLSPHQTTNKEEAGQAWRVSEKKPAAGLSRSSNLCRAGSIKDLISKFSGPDHIYSSGSPQSPSSGVGQVPKFTSTKALESPKSKSSPSTPSISRKDESPIPRITVTPPFRETNQNEVAWAQSGRRTSQITARIDCPVGGSIEKADSDARSKTQTTDSGRDSVADSGMGSESELDSNKQLDSPSEEEPSTPKLAPTTQNPKYQLFLNNELKTNGLSSRDADGPGSSGSVGENSPKPARWETSRLGTNHFRGSLESLASRDWDTMSDRSLNINISWREHRHQQGVVDSPPRVFNSPYSTAISMDYNPMYRMSEFKVQGGLSPSTSEMNLYSFNSRSSSPVGMTTPTLISPRTRFSAYDTLMKRRTEVNNTVIPTTHYSMRSATLGVPNKKDYIEELTKQLGACQKRNQFLEAESVEMEKERNQIRFEMRGLLVNNEDLLRTNTQLNIEMKRMREQMVEMERESQSMGEKYREMEIEVKQARDLMVEANTQEYAFNFLQQSLKNKIQDAEESLEKQTQHAKTLAEKLWLAERQLEELEVDKDTRDKRSSDLNNTIHRLETELSEALQVSTQSAAQMNLQQKLREDAQLRVEELEESLLEKDQELQRLQALVNRLQGEVSGKLIDKERTLEEEIQLRERIQLQCKQAERTVDDLQMELHSTNQAKDDLAKQVKQFQEKIIDLESDLEELQDSEQRWAAKHKRAIEQTEQLQLKLIQEKDLNDQLETDKATMERQFRELRMEVEELQSSRVQEDVISKTESKVKELENILRTEERNKAVLANTISKLERRINELNNQMEEEHRVATEQKDLMTQRIRTLKRQLNEAEEDASRKEAQHRHTQRELAEERETSGRLQRQLLDQHLQTKRKETLSIRQTLDNLRLDLSVDDEDDDQKLPQQTNNHTKV from the exons ACTCATTCGGATTAAAGGCCGCCAGCAGCCGCTGAACACTGAGCTGTTTGATCttcaggagaagaagaaacaaacagaacaagagCTGAAGAGGAGCTCCAGTCTTCAGACATCCACG TTTCAGTTGTGTGCTTTTCGGGAGCTTCAGGCTTCCATCACCGAGCGTTTGGTCGAATCAGAGAGGCTGGTGTTCCAGGAGGAGGCACTGAGCACGCTCCGTAACCTGCTGACCCAAGACCTGCAGAGGTACCAGGAAGAGACGCAGAGACTGACCTGtttcacacagaaaatactCAAACAATCCCACAG gtcagacaaagaggaaaccTTTACTAACACAGCGAGTGGACGCAGCATGCAGGGAAAAAACGAGACagaacaagaaaacaacatg CATGCACCTAAGTCACCTCTTAGTCCTCACCAAACCACCAACAAAGAAGAGGCAGGGCAGGCCTGGAGAGTCAGTGAGAAGAAACCAGCTGCAGGCCTCTCGCGTAGTTCAAATCTGTGCAGAGCCGGCAGCATTAAAGACCTGATCAGTAAATTCTCGGGTCCGGATCACATCTATTCTTCTGGTTCCCCACAAAGCCCTTCTTCTGGAGTAGGACAAGTCCCAAAGTTTACATCCACTAAGGCTCTTGAGTCTCCAAAGTCCAAGTCGAGTCCATCCACACCGAGCATCAGTAGAAAAGACGAGAGTCCAATTCCCAGAATTACTGTGACTCCTCCGTTCAGGGAAACCAATCAGAACGAGGTCGCATGGGCTCAAAGTGGCAGAAGAACTAGTCAGATAACTGCAAGAATCGACTGTCCAGTAGGAGGCAGCATTGAGAAGGCTGATTCAGATGCAAGGAGcaaaacacaaaccacagaCTCTGGTAGAGACTCAGTTGCTGACTCTGGCATGGGATCg GAGTCTGAATTAGATTCAAACAAGCAGCTGGACAGCCCATCAGAGGAGGAGCCCTCCACACCCAAATTGGCGCCAACCACCCAGAACCCAAAATATCAGCTGTTCCTCAACAACGAGCTGAAGACCAACGGGTTGAGTAGCAGGGATGCAGATGGTCCAGGAAGCAGCGGGTCGGTGGGGGAGAACAGCCCAAAGCCAGCACGATGGGAGACCTCCCGGCTGGGGACGAACCACTTTCGAGGGTCTCTAGAGTCCCTGGCCTCGCGGGACTGGGACACTATGTCTGATCGG TCATTGAACATCAACATCTCCTGGagagaacacagacatcag caggGTGTTGTTGACAGCCCTCCCAGAGTGTTCAACAGTCCCTACAGCACAGCCATCTCCATGGATTACAACCCCATGTACCGGATGTCTGAGTTCAAG gTGCAGGGTGGTCTGTCTCCTTCCACCTCAGAGATGAACCTGTATAGCTTCAACAGTCGTAGCAGCAGTCCTGTGGGCATGACCACGCCCACCCTCATCTCTCCCCGGACCCGATTCTCCGCCTACGACACcctgatgaagaggaggactGAGGTCAACAACACT GTGATACCCACCACCCACTACAGCATGCGCTCTGCGACTCTGGGGGTGCCGAATAAAAAAGACTACATAGAGGAGTTGACCAAACAGCTGGGCGCCTGCCAGAAG CGTAACCAGTTCCTGGAGGCAGAGAGTGTGGAaatggagaaggagaggaaccAGATCAG gTTTGAGATGCGTGGCCTGCTGGTGAATAATGAGGACCTGCTGAGGACTAACACTCAGCTGAACATtgagatgaagaggatgagagagcagatggtggagatggagagagagagtcaatCCATGGgagagaaatacagagagatggAG ATTGAGGTGAAGCAGGCCCGGGACTTGATGGTGGAGGCCAACACTCAGGAGTATGCCTTTAACTTCCTCCAGCAGTCCCTCAAAAACAAGATCCAGGACGCTGAG gagaGCCTAGAGAAGCAGACGCAGCACGCTAAGACACTGGCTGAGAAGTTGTGGCTGGCAGAGAGacagctggaggagctggaggtcGACAAAGACACCAGAGACAAGAGATCATCTGATCTCAACAACACCATTCACAGACTGGAGACCGAG CTGAGCGAGGCCCTGCAGGTGTCCACGCAGTCTGCAGCACAGATGAACCTGCAGCAGAAGCTGCGTGAGGACGCTCAGCTGAGGGTGGAAGAGCTGGAGGAGTCTCTGCTGGAGAAGGACCAGGAGCTGCAGAGACTACAGGCTCTCGTGAACAGACTGCAGGGAGAG GTGTCTGGTAAGCTGATTGATAAGGAGCGGACACTGGAGGAGGAGATCCAGCTGAGAGAGAGGATACAGTTGCAGTGTAAGCAGGCGGAGAGGACAGTGGACGACCTCCAAATGGAGCTGCATAGCACCAACCAGGCCAAAGATGACCTGGCCAAACAAGTCAAACAGTTTCAG GAGAAGATAATCGACCTGGAGAGTGATCTGGAGGAGCTGCAAGACAGTGAGCAGAGATGGGCCGCCAAGCACAAGAGAGCTATCGAACag ACcgagcagctgcagctgaagcTGATTCAGGAGAAAGATCTGAACGACCAGCTGGAAACTGATAAGGCCACCATGGAGAGAcag ttcCGTGAGCTGCGTATGGAGGTGGAGGAGCTTCAGAGCTCCAGAGTTCAGGAGGACGTCATCTCCAAGACAGAGAGCAAAGTCAAAGAGCTGGAGAACATTCTGAGGACTGAGGAAAG GAACAAAGCTGTTCTGGCAAATACCATCAGTAAACTGGAGAGGAGGATCAACGAGCTGAACAATCAGATGGAGGAGGAGCACAGAGTAGCTACTGAACAGAAAGACCtg ATGACCCAGAGGATCCGCACGCTGAAGCGTCAGCTGAATGAGGCGGAGGAAGACGCGAGCAGGAAGGAGGCGCAGCACCGCCACACCCAGAGAGAGCtggctgaggagagagagaccaGCGGGCGACTGCAGAGGCAGCTGCTGGACCAACACCTGCAGACaaa GCGTAAGGAGACTCTGTCGATCCGTCAGACTCTGGATAACCTGCGGTTGGACCTGAGCGTCGATGATGAAGATGACGATCAGAAGCTGCcgcaacaaacaaacaaccacacCAAAGTCTAA
- the LOC121885486 gene encoding cingulin-like isoform X3 — translation MNPPLSPCPASPVFQRNREDFPASLGRLRQLIEDKVHILQSTITEDQQGSVSESDTRRGGLWRFAVLSEELTSHLQHLQRQTEQELSNIHTQLIRIKGRQQPLNTELFDLQEKKKQTEQELKRSSSLQTSTFQLCAFRELQASITERLVESERLVFQEEALSTLRNLLTQDLQRYQEETQRLTCFTQKILKQSHRSDKEETFTNTASGRSMQGKNETEQENNMHAPKSPLSPHQTTNKEEAGQAWRVSEKKPAAGLSRSSNLCRAGSIKDLISKFSGPDHIYSSGSPQSPSSGVGQVPKFTSTKALESPKSKSSPSTPSISRKDESPIPRITVTPPFRETNQNEVAWAQSGRRTSQITARIDCPVGGSIEKADSDARSKTQTTDSGRDSVADSGMGSESELDSNKQLDSPSEEEPSTPKLAPTTQNPKYQLFLNNELKTNGLSSRDADGPGSSGSVGENSPKPARWETSRLGTNHFRGSLESLASRDWDTMSDRQGVVDSPPRVFNSPYSTAISMDYNPMYRMSEFKQVQGGLSPSTSEMNLYSFNSRSSSPVGMTTPTLISPRTRFSAYDTLMKRRTEVNNTVIPTTHYSMRSATLGVPNKKDYIEELTKQLGACQKRNQFLEAESVEMEKERNQIRFEMRGLLVNNEDLLRTNTQLNIEMKRMREQMVEMERESQSMGEKYREMEIEVKQARDLMVEANTQEYAFNFLQQSLKNKIQDAEESLEKQTQHAKTLAEKLWLAERQLEELEVDKDTRDKRSSDLNNTIHRLETELSEALQVSTQSAAQMNLQQKLREDAQLRVEELEESLLEKDQELQRLQALVNRLQGEVSGKLIDKERTLEEEIQLRERIQLQCKQAERTVDDLQMELHSTNQAKDDLAKQVKQFQEKIIDLESDLEELQDSEQRWAAKHKRAIEQTEQLQLKLIQEKDLNDQLETDKATMERQFRELRMEVEELQSSRVQEDVISKTESKVKELENILRTEERNKAVLANTISKLERRINELNNQMEEEHRVATEQKDLMTQRIRTLKRQLNEAEEDASRKEAQHRHTQRELAEERETSGRLQRQLLDQHLQTKRKETLSIRQTLDNLRLDLSVDDEDDDQKLPQQTNNHTKV, via the exons ACTCATTCGGATTAAAGGCCGCCAGCAGCCGCTGAACACTGAGCTGTTTGATCttcaggagaagaagaaacaaacagaacaagagCTGAAGAGGAGCTCCAGTCTTCAGACATCCACG TTTCAGTTGTGTGCTTTTCGGGAGCTTCAGGCTTCCATCACCGAGCGTTTGGTCGAATCAGAGAGGCTGGTGTTCCAGGAGGAGGCACTGAGCACGCTCCGTAACCTGCTGACCCAAGACCTGCAGAGGTACCAGGAAGAGACGCAGAGACTGACCTGtttcacacagaaaatactCAAACAATCCCACAG gtcagacaaagaggaaaccTTTACTAACACAGCGAGTGGACGCAGCATGCAGGGAAAAAACGAGACagaacaagaaaacaacatg CATGCACCTAAGTCACCTCTTAGTCCTCACCAAACCACCAACAAAGAAGAGGCAGGGCAGGCCTGGAGAGTCAGTGAGAAGAAACCAGCTGCAGGCCTCTCGCGTAGTTCAAATCTGTGCAGAGCCGGCAGCATTAAAGACCTGATCAGTAAATTCTCGGGTCCGGATCACATCTATTCTTCTGGTTCCCCACAAAGCCCTTCTTCTGGAGTAGGACAAGTCCCAAAGTTTACATCCACTAAGGCTCTTGAGTCTCCAAAGTCCAAGTCGAGTCCATCCACACCGAGCATCAGTAGAAAAGACGAGAGTCCAATTCCCAGAATTACTGTGACTCCTCCGTTCAGGGAAACCAATCAGAACGAGGTCGCATGGGCTCAAAGTGGCAGAAGAACTAGTCAGATAACTGCAAGAATCGACTGTCCAGTAGGAGGCAGCATTGAGAAGGCTGATTCAGATGCAAGGAGcaaaacacaaaccacagaCTCTGGTAGAGACTCAGTTGCTGACTCTGGCATGGGATCg GAGTCTGAATTAGATTCAAACAAGCAGCTGGACAGCCCATCAGAGGAGGAGCCCTCCACACCCAAATTGGCGCCAACCACCCAGAACCCAAAATATCAGCTGTTCCTCAACAACGAGCTGAAGACCAACGGGTTGAGTAGCAGGGATGCAGATGGTCCAGGAAGCAGCGGGTCGGTGGGGGAGAACAGCCCAAAGCCAGCACGATGGGAGACCTCCCGGCTGGGGACGAACCACTTTCGAGGGTCTCTAGAGTCCCTGGCCTCGCGGGACTGGGACACTATGTCTGATCGG caggGTGTTGTTGACAGCCCTCCCAGAGTGTTCAACAGTCCCTACAGCACAGCCATCTCCATGGATTACAACCCCATGTACCGGATGTCTGAGTTCAAG caggTGCAGGGTGGTCTGTCTCCTTCCACCTCAGAGATGAACCTGTATAGCTTCAACAGTCGTAGCAGCAGTCCTGTGGGCATGACCACGCCCACCCTCATCTCTCCCCGGACCCGATTCTCCGCCTACGACACcctgatgaagaggaggactGAGGTCAACAACACT GTGATACCCACCACCCACTACAGCATGCGCTCTGCGACTCTGGGGGTGCCGAATAAAAAAGACTACATAGAGGAGTTGACCAAACAGCTGGGCGCCTGCCAGAAG CGTAACCAGTTCCTGGAGGCAGAGAGTGTGGAaatggagaaggagaggaaccAGATCAG gTTTGAGATGCGTGGCCTGCTGGTGAATAATGAGGACCTGCTGAGGACTAACACTCAGCTGAACATtgagatgaagaggatgagagagcagatggtggagatggagagagagagtcaatCCATGGgagagaaatacagagagatggAG ATTGAGGTGAAGCAGGCCCGGGACTTGATGGTGGAGGCCAACACTCAGGAGTATGCCTTTAACTTCCTCCAGCAGTCCCTCAAAAACAAGATCCAGGACGCTGAG gagaGCCTAGAGAAGCAGACGCAGCACGCTAAGACACTGGCTGAGAAGTTGTGGCTGGCAGAGAGacagctggaggagctggaggtcGACAAAGACACCAGAGACAAGAGATCATCTGATCTCAACAACACCATTCACAGACTGGAGACCGAG CTGAGCGAGGCCCTGCAGGTGTCCACGCAGTCTGCAGCACAGATGAACCTGCAGCAGAAGCTGCGTGAGGACGCTCAGCTGAGGGTGGAAGAGCTGGAGGAGTCTCTGCTGGAGAAGGACCAGGAGCTGCAGAGACTACAGGCTCTCGTGAACAGACTGCAGGGAGAG GTGTCTGGTAAGCTGATTGATAAGGAGCGGACACTGGAGGAGGAGATCCAGCTGAGAGAGAGGATACAGTTGCAGTGTAAGCAGGCGGAGAGGACAGTGGACGACCTCCAAATGGAGCTGCATAGCACCAACCAGGCCAAAGATGACCTGGCCAAACAAGTCAAACAGTTTCAG GAGAAGATAATCGACCTGGAGAGTGATCTGGAGGAGCTGCAAGACAGTGAGCAGAGATGGGCCGCCAAGCACAAGAGAGCTATCGAACag ACcgagcagctgcagctgaagcTGATTCAGGAGAAAGATCTGAACGACCAGCTGGAAACTGATAAGGCCACCATGGAGAGAcag ttcCGTGAGCTGCGTATGGAGGTGGAGGAGCTTCAGAGCTCCAGAGTTCAGGAGGACGTCATCTCCAAGACAGAGAGCAAAGTCAAAGAGCTGGAGAACATTCTGAGGACTGAGGAAAG GAACAAAGCTGTTCTGGCAAATACCATCAGTAAACTGGAGAGGAGGATCAACGAGCTGAACAATCAGATGGAGGAGGAGCACAGAGTAGCTACTGAACAGAAAGACCtg ATGACCCAGAGGATCCGCACGCTGAAGCGTCAGCTGAATGAGGCGGAGGAAGACGCGAGCAGGAAGGAGGCGCAGCACCGCCACACCCAGAGAGAGCtggctgaggagagagagaccaGCGGGCGACTGCAGAGGCAGCTGCTGGACCAACACCTGCAGACaaa GCGTAAGGAGACTCTGTCGATCCGTCAGACTCTGGATAACCTGCGGTTGGACCTGAGCGTCGATGATGAAGATGACGATCAGAAGCTGCcgcaacaaacaaacaaccacacCAAAGTCTAA
- the LOC121885486 gene encoding cingulin-like isoform X5 has translation MNPPLSPCPASPVFQRNREDFPASLGRLRQLIEDKVHILQSTITEDQQGSVSESDTRRGGLWRFAVLSEELTSHLQHLQRQTEQELSNIHTQLIRIKGRQQPLNTELFDLQEKKKQTEQELKRSSSLQTSTFQLCAFRELQASITERLVESERLVFQEEALSTLRNLLTQDLQRYQEETQRLTCFTQKILKQSHRSDKEETFTNTASGRSMQGKNETEQENNMESELDSNKQLDSPSEEEPSTPKLAPTTQNPKYQLFLNNELKTNGLSSRDADGPGSSGSVGENSPKPARWETSRLGTNHFRGSLESLASRDWDTMSDRSLNINISWREHRHQQGVVDSPPRVFNSPYSTAISMDYNPMYRMSEFKQVQGGLSPSTSEMNLYSFNSRSSSPVGMTTPTLISPRTRFSAYDTLMKRRTEVNNTVIPTTHYSMRSATLGVPNKKDYIEELTKQLGACQKRNQFLEAESVEMEKERNQIRFEMRGLLVNNEDLLRTNTQLNIEMKRMREQMVEMERESQSMGEKYREMEIEVKQARDLMVEANTQEYAFNFLQQSLKNKIQDAEESLEKQTQHAKTLAEKLWLAERQLEELEVDKDTRDKRSSDLNNTIHRLETELSEALQVSTQSAAQMNLQQKLREDAQLRVEELEESLLEKDQELQRLQALVNRLQGEVSGKLIDKERTLEEEIQLRERIQLQCKQAERTVDDLQMELHSTNQAKDDLAKQVKQFQEKIIDLESDLEELQDSEQRWAAKHKRAIEQTEQLQLKLIQEKDLNDQLETDKATMERQFRELRMEVEELQSSRVQEDVISKTESKVKELENILRTEERNKAVLANTISKLERRINELNNQMEEEHRVATEQKDLMTQRIRTLKRQLNEAEEDASRKEAQHRHTQRELAEERETSGRLQRQLLDQHLQTKRKETLSIRQTLDNLRLDLSVDDEDDDQKLPQQTNNHTKV, from the exons ACTCATTCGGATTAAAGGCCGCCAGCAGCCGCTGAACACTGAGCTGTTTGATCttcaggagaagaagaaacaaacagaacaagagCTGAAGAGGAGCTCCAGTCTTCAGACATCCACG TTTCAGTTGTGTGCTTTTCGGGAGCTTCAGGCTTCCATCACCGAGCGTTTGGTCGAATCAGAGAGGCTGGTGTTCCAGGAGGAGGCACTGAGCACGCTCCGTAACCTGCTGACCCAAGACCTGCAGAGGTACCAGGAAGAGACGCAGAGACTGACCTGtttcacacagaaaatactCAAACAATCCCACAG gtcagacaaagaggaaaccTTTACTAACACAGCGAGTGGACGCAGCATGCAGGGAAAAAACGAGACagaacaagaaaacaacatg GAGTCTGAATTAGATTCAAACAAGCAGCTGGACAGCCCATCAGAGGAGGAGCCCTCCACACCCAAATTGGCGCCAACCACCCAGAACCCAAAATATCAGCTGTTCCTCAACAACGAGCTGAAGACCAACGGGTTGAGTAGCAGGGATGCAGATGGTCCAGGAAGCAGCGGGTCGGTGGGGGAGAACAGCCCAAAGCCAGCACGATGGGAGACCTCCCGGCTGGGGACGAACCACTTTCGAGGGTCTCTAGAGTCCCTGGCCTCGCGGGACTGGGACACTATGTCTGATCGG TCATTGAACATCAACATCTCCTGGagagaacacagacatcag caggGTGTTGTTGACAGCCCTCCCAGAGTGTTCAACAGTCCCTACAGCACAGCCATCTCCATGGATTACAACCCCATGTACCGGATGTCTGAGTTCAAG caggTGCAGGGTGGTCTGTCTCCTTCCACCTCAGAGATGAACCTGTATAGCTTCAACAGTCGTAGCAGCAGTCCTGTGGGCATGACCACGCCCACCCTCATCTCTCCCCGGACCCGATTCTCCGCCTACGACACcctgatgaagaggaggactGAGGTCAACAACACT GTGATACCCACCACCCACTACAGCATGCGCTCTGCGACTCTGGGGGTGCCGAATAAAAAAGACTACATAGAGGAGTTGACCAAACAGCTGGGCGCCTGCCAGAAG CGTAACCAGTTCCTGGAGGCAGAGAGTGTGGAaatggagaaggagaggaaccAGATCAG gTTTGAGATGCGTGGCCTGCTGGTGAATAATGAGGACCTGCTGAGGACTAACACTCAGCTGAACATtgagatgaagaggatgagagagcagatggtggagatggagagagagagtcaatCCATGGgagagaaatacagagagatggAG ATTGAGGTGAAGCAGGCCCGGGACTTGATGGTGGAGGCCAACACTCAGGAGTATGCCTTTAACTTCCTCCAGCAGTCCCTCAAAAACAAGATCCAGGACGCTGAG gagaGCCTAGAGAAGCAGACGCAGCACGCTAAGACACTGGCTGAGAAGTTGTGGCTGGCAGAGAGacagctggaggagctggaggtcGACAAAGACACCAGAGACAAGAGATCATCTGATCTCAACAACACCATTCACAGACTGGAGACCGAG CTGAGCGAGGCCCTGCAGGTGTCCACGCAGTCTGCAGCACAGATGAACCTGCAGCAGAAGCTGCGTGAGGACGCTCAGCTGAGGGTGGAAGAGCTGGAGGAGTCTCTGCTGGAGAAGGACCAGGAGCTGCAGAGACTACAGGCTCTCGTGAACAGACTGCAGGGAGAG GTGTCTGGTAAGCTGATTGATAAGGAGCGGACACTGGAGGAGGAGATCCAGCTGAGAGAGAGGATACAGTTGCAGTGTAAGCAGGCGGAGAGGACAGTGGACGACCTCCAAATGGAGCTGCATAGCACCAACCAGGCCAAAGATGACCTGGCCAAACAAGTCAAACAGTTTCAG GAGAAGATAATCGACCTGGAGAGTGATCTGGAGGAGCTGCAAGACAGTGAGCAGAGATGGGCCGCCAAGCACAAGAGAGCTATCGAACag ACcgagcagctgcagctgaagcTGATTCAGGAGAAAGATCTGAACGACCAGCTGGAAACTGATAAGGCCACCATGGAGAGAcag ttcCGTGAGCTGCGTATGGAGGTGGAGGAGCTTCAGAGCTCCAGAGTTCAGGAGGACGTCATCTCCAAGACAGAGAGCAAAGTCAAAGAGCTGGAGAACATTCTGAGGACTGAGGAAAG GAACAAAGCTGTTCTGGCAAATACCATCAGTAAACTGGAGAGGAGGATCAACGAGCTGAACAATCAGATGGAGGAGGAGCACAGAGTAGCTACTGAACAGAAAGACCtg ATGACCCAGAGGATCCGCACGCTGAAGCGTCAGCTGAATGAGGCGGAGGAAGACGCGAGCAGGAAGGAGGCGCAGCACCGCCACACCCAGAGAGAGCtggctgaggagagagagaccaGCGGGCGACTGCAGAGGCAGCTGCTGGACCAACACCTGCAGACaaa GCGTAAGGAGACTCTGTCGATCCGTCAGACTCTGGATAACCTGCGGTTGGACCTGAGCGTCGATGATGAAGATGACGATCAGAAGCTGCcgcaacaaacaaacaaccacacCAAAGTCTAA